In Gadus chalcogrammus isolate NIFS_2021 chromosome 13, NIFS_Gcha_1.0, whole genome shotgun sequence, a single genomic region encodes these proteins:
- the pfkfb2b gene encoding 6-phosphofructo-2-kinase/fructose-2,6-bisphosphatase 2 isoform X1 has translation MSSVQRVGSPANLAEAKRSELRMKEKKCSWASYMTNSPTVIVMIGLPARGKTYMSKKLTRYLNWIGVPTKVFNLGVYRREAVRAYKSYDFFRHDNQEAMKIRKQCALVALQDVRAYLTDEGGQIAVFDATNTTRERRDLILAFVQENAFKVFFVESECDDPEVIAANILEVKVSSPDYPERHRERVMDDFLKRIECYKVTYQPLDPDQYDKDLSFIKVMNVGVRFLVNRVQDYIQSKIVYYLMNIHVHSHSIYLCRHGESNHNVEGRIGGDSELSHRGRLFSQALRSFIEQHQLWDLKVWTSQLRRTIQTAEELAVPYEQWKILNEIDAGVCEEMSYEMIQASFPEEFALRDHDKYHYRYPGGESYQDLVQRLEPVIMELERQGNVLVVCHQAVMRCLLAYFLDKSAEDLPYMKCPLHTVLKLTPVAYGCKVEMFSLNVEAVNTHRDRPLCVPVSPQANDPRDTVPILRRNSYTPLASHDQVKRPRLYSAGNRPWLPSAPTPSALMPEGQQSQPWIGVKCLTACVKESTRTAQKRLVTVSSSE, from the exons ATGTCCAGTGTGCAGAGGGTCGGCAGCCCGGCCAACCTCGCCGAGGCGAAGAGGAGCGAGCTGCGGATGAAGGAGAAGAAGTGCT cgTGGGCATCCTACATGACCAACTCTCCCACGGTGATCGTGATGATCGGCCTTCCTGCCAGAGGGAAGACCTACATGTCCAAGAAACTCACTCGCTACCTCAACTGGATCGGTGTCCCCACCAAAG TGTTTAACCTGGGCGTGTACCGGAGGGAGGCGGTCAGGGCATACAAGTCCTACGACTTCTTCCGCCATGACAACCAGGAAGCCATGAAAATCAGGAA aCAGTGTGCCCTGGTCGCCCTGCAGGATGTGAGGGCGTATCTGACAGACGAAGGAGGACAGATCGCT GTGTTCGACGCAACAAATACGACGAGGGAGAGACGAGACCTCATTCTCGCTTTTGTCCAAGAAAATGCATTTAAG GTGTTTTTTGTGGAGTCAGAGTGTGACGACCCAGAAGTCATTGCTGCCAACATTCTG GAGGTAAAGGTTTCAAGCCCTGACTAcccggagagacacagagagcgagtgATGGACGACTTTCTGAAGAGAATCGAGTGTTACAAGGTCACCTACCAACCGCTAGACCCTGACCAATATGACAA GGACCTGTCCTTCATCAAGGTGATGAACGTGGGCGTGAGGTTCCTGGTGAACCGGGTCCAGGACTACATCCAGAGCAAGATCGTGTACTACCTCATGAACATCCACGTGCACTCCCACTCCATCTACCTGTGTCGCCATGGCGAGAGCAACCACAACGTAGAGGGCCGCATTGGGGGGGACTCCGAGCTGTCCCACCGCGGTAGACTG ttcTCCCAGGCTCTGCGGAGCTTCATCGAGCAGCACCAGCTGTGGGACCTGAAGGTGTGGACCAGCCAGTTGAGGAGGACCATCCAGACGGCCGAGGAGCTCGCTGTGCCCTACGAGCAGTGGAAGATCCTCAACGAGATCGATGCT GGGGTGTGTGAGGAGATGAGCTACGAGATGATCCAGGCCTCCTTCCCGGAGGAGTTTGCTCTACGGGACCACGACAAATACCACTACCGTTACCCCGGGGGAGAG TCCTACCAGGACCTGGTCCAGAGGTTGGAGCCGGTGATCATGGAGCTGGAGCGCCAGGGCAACGTGCTGGTGGTCTGCCACCAGGCCGTCATGAGGTGTCTGCTGGCCTACTTCCTGGACAAGAGTGCAg AGGACCTTCCCTACATGAAATGTCCTCTCCACACCGTCCTAAAGCTCACCCCCGTTGCATACG GTTGCAAAGTGGAAATGTTTTCCCTTAATGTGGAGGCAGTGAACACGCACCGGGACAGACCTCTT TGTGTCCCGGTCTCCCCGCAGGCCAACGATCCCAGGGACACCGTTCCCATCCTGAGACGCAATAGTTACACGCCCCTGGCCAGTCACGACCAGGTCAAACGGCCCCGGCTGTACAGCGCCGGGAACAGGCCCTGGCTGccctccgcccccaccccctctgctCTCATGCCGGAGGGACAGCAGAGCCAA CCTTGGATAGGTGTCAAGTGTCT GACTGCCTGTGTGAAGGAATCGACTCGGACAGCCCAGAAGAGGCTAGTGACAGTGTCGAGTTCTGAGTGA
- the pfkfb2b gene encoding 6-phosphofructo-2-kinase/fructose-2,6-bisphosphatase 2 isoform X3, giving the protein MSSVQRVGSPANLAEAKRSELRMKEKKCSWASYMTNSPTVIVMIGLPARGKTYMSKKLTRYLNWIGVPTKVFNLGVYRREAVRAYKSYDFFRHDNQEAMKIRKQCALVALQDVRAYLTDEGGQIAVFDATNTTRERRDLILAFVQENAFKVFFVESECDDPEVIAANILEVKVSSPDYPERHRERVMDDFLKRIECYKVTYQPLDPDQYDKDLSFIKVMNVGVRFLVNRVQDYIQSKIVYYLMNIHVHSHSIYLCRHGESNHNVEGRIGGDSELSHRGRLFSQALRSFIEQHQLWDLKVWTSQLRRTIQTAEELAVPYEQWKILNEIDAGVCEEMSYEMIQASFPEEFALRDHDKYHYRYPGGESYQDLVQRLEPVIMELERQGNVLVVCHQAVMRCLLAYFLDKSAEDLPYMKCPLHTVLKLTPVAYGCKVEMFSLNVEAVNTHRDRPLCVPVSPQANDPRDTVPILRRNSYTPLASHDQVKRPRLYSAGNRPWLPSAPTPSALMPEGQQSQDCLCEGIDSDSPEEASDSVEF; this is encoded by the exons ATGTCCAGTGTGCAGAGGGTCGGCAGCCCGGCCAACCTCGCCGAGGCGAAGAGGAGCGAGCTGCGGATGAAGGAGAAGAAGTGCT cgTGGGCATCCTACATGACCAACTCTCCCACGGTGATCGTGATGATCGGCCTTCCTGCCAGAGGGAAGACCTACATGTCCAAGAAACTCACTCGCTACCTCAACTGGATCGGTGTCCCCACCAAAG TGTTTAACCTGGGCGTGTACCGGAGGGAGGCGGTCAGGGCATACAAGTCCTACGACTTCTTCCGCCATGACAACCAGGAAGCCATGAAAATCAGGAA aCAGTGTGCCCTGGTCGCCCTGCAGGATGTGAGGGCGTATCTGACAGACGAAGGAGGACAGATCGCT GTGTTCGACGCAACAAATACGACGAGGGAGAGACGAGACCTCATTCTCGCTTTTGTCCAAGAAAATGCATTTAAG GTGTTTTTTGTGGAGTCAGAGTGTGACGACCCAGAAGTCATTGCTGCCAACATTCTG GAGGTAAAGGTTTCAAGCCCTGACTAcccggagagacacagagagcgagtgATGGACGACTTTCTGAAGAGAATCGAGTGTTACAAGGTCACCTACCAACCGCTAGACCCTGACCAATATGACAA GGACCTGTCCTTCATCAAGGTGATGAACGTGGGCGTGAGGTTCCTGGTGAACCGGGTCCAGGACTACATCCAGAGCAAGATCGTGTACTACCTCATGAACATCCACGTGCACTCCCACTCCATCTACCTGTGTCGCCATGGCGAGAGCAACCACAACGTAGAGGGCCGCATTGGGGGGGACTCCGAGCTGTCCCACCGCGGTAGACTG ttcTCCCAGGCTCTGCGGAGCTTCATCGAGCAGCACCAGCTGTGGGACCTGAAGGTGTGGACCAGCCAGTTGAGGAGGACCATCCAGACGGCCGAGGAGCTCGCTGTGCCCTACGAGCAGTGGAAGATCCTCAACGAGATCGATGCT GGGGTGTGTGAGGAGATGAGCTACGAGATGATCCAGGCCTCCTTCCCGGAGGAGTTTGCTCTACGGGACCACGACAAATACCACTACCGTTACCCCGGGGGAGAG TCCTACCAGGACCTGGTCCAGAGGTTGGAGCCGGTGATCATGGAGCTGGAGCGCCAGGGCAACGTGCTGGTGGTCTGCCACCAGGCCGTCATGAGGTGTCTGCTGGCCTACTTCCTGGACAAGAGTGCAg AGGACCTTCCCTACATGAAATGTCCTCTCCACACCGTCCTAAAGCTCACCCCCGTTGCATACG GTTGCAAAGTGGAAATGTTTTCCCTTAATGTGGAGGCAGTGAACACGCACCGGGACAGACCTCTT TGTGTCCCGGTCTCCCCGCAGGCCAACGATCCCAGGGACACCGTTCCCATCCTGAGACGCAATAGTTACACGCCCCTGGCCAGTCACGACCAGGTCAAACGGCCCCGGCTGTACAGCGCCGGGAACAGGCCCTGGCTGccctccgcccccaccccctctgctCTCATGCCGGAGGGACAGCAGAGCCAA GACTGCCTGTGTGAAGGAATCGACTCGGACAGCCCAGAAGAGGCTAGTGACAGTGTCGAGTTCTGA
- the pfkfb2b gene encoding 6-phosphofructo-2-kinase/fructose-2,6-bisphosphatase 2 isoform X4, translating into MSSVQRVGSPANLAEAKRSELRMKEKKCSWASYMTNSPTVIVMIGLPARGKTYMSKKLTRYLNWIGVPTKVFNLGVYRREAVRAYKSYDFFRHDNQEAMKIRKQCALVALQDVRAYLTDEGGQIAVFDATNTTRERRDLILAFVQENAFKVFFVESECDDPEVIAANILEVKVSSPDYPERHRERVMDDFLKRIECYKVTYQPLDPDQYDKDLSFIKVMNVGVRFLVNRVQDYIQSKIVYYLMNIHVHSHSIYLCRHGESNHNVEGRIGGDSELSHRGRLFSQALRSFIEQHQLWDLKVWTSQLRRTIQTAEELAVPYEQWKILNEIDAGVCEEMSYEMIQASFPEEFALRDHDKYHYRYPGGESYQDLVQRLEPVIMELERQGNVLVVCHQAVMRCLLAYFLDKSAEDLPYMKCPLHTVLKLTPVAYGCKVEMFSLNVEAVNTHRDRPLANDPRDTVPILRRNSYTPLASHDQVKRPRLYSAGNRPWLPSAPTPSALMPEGQQSQDCLCEGIDSDSPEEASDSVEF; encoded by the exons ATGTCCAGTGTGCAGAGGGTCGGCAGCCCGGCCAACCTCGCCGAGGCGAAGAGGAGCGAGCTGCGGATGAAGGAGAAGAAGTGCT cgTGGGCATCCTACATGACCAACTCTCCCACGGTGATCGTGATGATCGGCCTTCCTGCCAGAGGGAAGACCTACATGTCCAAGAAACTCACTCGCTACCTCAACTGGATCGGTGTCCCCACCAAAG TGTTTAACCTGGGCGTGTACCGGAGGGAGGCGGTCAGGGCATACAAGTCCTACGACTTCTTCCGCCATGACAACCAGGAAGCCATGAAAATCAGGAA aCAGTGTGCCCTGGTCGCCCTGCAGGATGTGAGGGCGTATCTGACAGACGAAGGAGGACAGATCGCT GTGTTCGACGCAACAAATACGACGAGGGAGAGACGAGACCTCATTCTCGCTTTTGTCCAAGAAAATGCATTTAAG GTGTTTTTTGTGGAGTCAGAGTGTGACGACCCAGAAGTCATTGCTGCCAACATTCTG GAGGTAAAGGTTTCAAGCCCTGACTAcccggagagacacagagagcgagtgATGGACGACTTTCTGAAGAGAATCGAGTGTTACAAGGTCACCTACCAACCGCTAGACCCTGACCAATATGACAA GGACCTGTCCTTCATCAAGGTGATGAACGTGGGCGTGAGGTTCCTGGTGAACCGGGTCCAGGACTACATCCAGAGCAAGATCGTGTACTACCTCATGAACATCCACGTGCACTCCCACTCCATCTACCTGTGTCGCCATGGCGAGAGCAACCACAACGTAGAGGGCCGCATTGGGGGGGACTCCGAGCTGTCCCACCGCGGTAGACTG ttcTCCCAGGCTCTGCGGAGCTTCATCGAGCAGCACCAGCTGTGGGACCTGAAGGTGTGGACCAGCCAGTTGAGGAGGACCATCCAGACGGCCGAGGAGCTCGCTGTGCCCTACGAGCAGTGGAAGATCCTCAACGAGATCGATGCT GGGGTGTGTGAGGAGATGAGCTACGAGATGATCCAGGCCTCCTTCCCGGAGGAGTTTGCTCTACGGGACCACGACAAATACCACTACCGTTACCCCGGGGGAGAG TCCTACCAGGACCTGGTCCAGAGGTTGGAGCCGGTGATCATGGAGCTGGAGCGCCAGGGCAACGTGCTGGTGGTCTGCCACCAGGCCGTCATGAGGTGTCTGCTGGCCTACTTCCTGGACAAGAGTGCAg AGGACCTTCCCTACATGAAATGTCCTCTCCACACCGTCCTAAAGCTCACCCCCGTTGCATACG GTTGCAAAGTGGAAATGTTTTCCCTTAATGTGGAGGCAGTGAACACGCACCGGGACAGACCTCTT GCCAACGATCCCAGGGACACCGTTCCCATCCTGAGACGCAATAGTTACACGCCCCTGGCCAGTCACGACCAGGTCAAACGGCCCCGGCTGTACAGCGCCGGGAACAGGCCCTGGCTGccctccgcccccaccccctctgctCTCATGCCGGAGGGACAGCAGAGCCAA GACTGCCTGTGTGAAGGAATCGACTCGGACAGCCCAGAAGAGGCTAGTGACAGTGTCGAGTTCTGA
- the pfkfb2b gene encoding 6-phosphofructo-2-kinase/fructose-2,6-bisphosphatase 2 isoform X6 gives MSSVQRVGSPANLAEAKRSELRMKEKKCSWASYMTNSPTVIVMIGLPARGKTYMSKKLTRYLNWIGVPTKVFNLGVYRREAVRAYKSYDFFRHDNQEAMKIRKQCALVALQDVRAYLTDEGGQIAVFDATNTTRERRDLILAFVQENAFKVFFVESECDDPEVIAANILEVKVSSPDYPERHRERVMDDFLKRIECYKVTYQPLDPDQYDKDLSFIKVMNVGVRFLVNRVQDYIQSKIVYYLMNIHVHSHSIYLCRHGESNHNVEGRIGGDSELSHRGRLFSQALRSFIEQHQLWDLKVWTSQLRRTIQTAEELAVPYEQWKILNEIDAGVCEEMSYEMIQASFPEEFALRDHDKYHYRYPGGESYQDLVQRLEPVIMELERQGNVLVVCHQAVMRCLLAYFLDKSAEDLPYMKCPLHTVLKLTPVAYGCKVEMFSLNVEAVNTHRDRPLDCLCEGIDSDSPEEASDSVEF, from the exons ATGTCCAGTGTGCAGAGGGTCGGCAGCCCGGCCAACCTCGCCGAGGCGAAGAGGAGCGAGCTGCGGATGAAGGAGAAGAAGTGCT cgTGGGCATCCTACATGACCAACTCTCCCACGGTGATCGTGATGATCGGCCTTCCTGCCAGAGGGAAGACCTACATGTCCAAGAAACTCACTCGCTACCTCAACTGGATCGGTGTCCCCACCAAAG TGTTTAACCTGGGCGTGTACCGGAGGGAGGCGGTCAGGGCATACAAGTCCTACGACTTCTTCCGCCATGACAACCAGGAAGCCATGAAAATCAGGAA aCAGTGTGCCCTGGTCGCCCTGCAGGATGTGAGGGCGTATCTGACAGACGAAGGAGGACAGATCGCT GTGTTCGACGCAACAAATACGACGAGGGAGAGACGAGACCTCATTCTCGCTTTTGTCCAAGAAAATGCATTTAAG GTGTTTTTTGTGGAGTCAGAGTGTGACGACCCAGAAGTCATTGCTGCCAACATTCTG GAGGTAAAGGTTTCAAGCCCTGACTAcccggagagacacagagagcgagtgATGGACGACTTTCTGAAGAGAATCGAGTGTTACAAGGTCACCTACCAACCGCTAGACCCTGACCAATATGACAA GGACCTGTCCTTCATCAAGGTGATGAACGTGGGCGTGAGGTTCCTGGTGAACCGGGTCCAGGACTACATCCAGAGCAAGATCGTGTACTACCTCATGAACATCCACGTGCACTCCCACTCCATCTACCTGTGTCGCCATGGCGAGAGCAACCACAACGTAGAGGGCCGCATTGGGGGGGACTCCGAGCTGTCCCACCGCGGTAGACTG ttcTCCCAGGCTCTGCGGAGCTTCATCGAGCAGCACCAGCTGTGGGACCTGAAGGTGTGGACCAGCCAGTTGAGGAGGACCATCCAGACGGCCGAGGAGCTCGCTGTGCCCTACGAGCAGTGGAAGATCCTCAACGAGATCGATGCT GGGGTGTGTGAGGAGATGAGCTACGAGATGATCCAGGCCTCCTTCCCGGAGGAGTTTGCTCTACGGGACCACGACAAATACCACTACCGTTACCCCGGGGGAGAG TCCTACCAGGACCTGGTCCAGAGGTTGGAGCCGGTGATCATGGAGCTGGAGCGCCAGGGCAACGTGCTGGTGGTCTGCCACCAGGCCGTCATGAGGTGTCTGCTGGCCTACTTCCTGGACAAGAGTGCAg AGGACCTTCCCTACATGAAATGTCCTCTCCACACCGTCCTAAAGCTCACCCCCGTTGCATACG GTTGCAAAGTGGAAATGTTTTCCCTTAATGTGGAGGCAGTGAACACGCACCGGGACAGACCTCTT GACTGCCTGTGTGAAGGAATCGACTCGGACAGCCCAGAAGAGGCTAGTGACAGTGTCGAGTTCTGA
- the pfkfb2b gene encoding 6-phosphofructo-2-kinase/fructose-2,6-bisphosphatase 2 isoform X5: protein MSSVQRVGSPANLAEAKRSELRMKEKKCSWASYMTNSPTVIVMIGLPARGKTYMSKKLTRYLNWIGVPTKVFNLGVYRREAVRAYKSYDFFRHDNQEAMKIRKQCALVALQDVRAYLTDEGGQIAVFDATNTTRERRDLILAFVQENAFKVFFVESECDDPEVIAANILEVKVSSPDYPERHRERVMDDFLKRIECYKVTYQPLDPDQYDKDLSFIKVMNVGVRFLVNRVQDYIQSKIVYYLMNIHVHSHSIYLCRHGESNHNVEGRIGGDSELSHRGRLFSQALRSFIEQHQLWDLKVWTSQLRRTIQTAEELAVPYEQWKILNEIDAGVCEEMSYEMIQASFPEEFALRDHDKYHYRYPGGESYQDLVQRLEPVIMELERQGNVLVVCHQAVMRCLLAYFLDKSAEDLPYMKCPLHTVLKLTPVAYGCKVEMFSLNVEAVNTHRDRPLPWIGVKCLTACVKESTRTAQKRLVTVSSSE from the exons ATGTCCAGTGTGCAGAGGGTCGGCAGCCCGGCCAACCTCGCCGAGGCGAAGAGGAGCGAGCTGCGGATGAAGGAGAAGAAGTGCT cgTGGGCATCCTACATGACCAACTCTCCCACGGTGATCGTGATGATCGGCCTTCCTGCCAGAGGGAAGACCTACATGTCCAAGAAACTCACTCGCTACCTCAACTGGATCGGTGTCCCCACCAAAG TGTTTAACCTGGGCGTGTACCGGAGGGAGGCGGTCAGGGCATACAAGTCCTACGACTTCTTCCGCCATGACAACCAGGAAGCCATGAAAATCAGGAA aCAGTGTGCCCTGGTCGCCCTGCAGGATGTGAGGGCGTATCTGACAGACGAAGGAGGACAGATCGCT GTGTTCGACGCAACAAATACGACGAGGGAGAGACGAGACCTCATTCTCGCTTTTGTCCAAGAAAATGCATTTAAG GTGTTTTTTGTGGAGTCAGAGTGTGACGACCCAGAAGTCATTGCTGCCAACATTCTG GAGGTAAAGGTTTCAAGCCCTGACTAcccggagagacacagagagcgagtgATGGACGACTTTCTGAAGAGAATCGAGTGTTACAAGGTCACCTACCAACCGCTAGACCCTGACCAATATGACAA GGACCTGTCCTTCATCAAGGTGATGAACGTGGGCGTGAGGTTCCTGGTGAACCGGGTCCAGGACTACATCCAGAGCAAGATCGTGTACTACCTCATGAACATCCACGTGCACTCCCACTCCATCTACCTGTGTCGCCATGGCGAGAGCAACCACAACGTAGAGGGCCGCATTGGGGGGGACTCCGAGCTGTCCCACCGCGGTAGACTG ttcTCCCAGGCTCTGCGGAGCTTCATCGAGCAGCACCAGCTGTGGGACCTGAAGGTGTGGACCAGCCAGTTGAGGAGGACCATCCAGACGGCCGAGGAGCTCGCTGTGCCCTACGAGCAGTGGAAGATCCTCAACGAGATCGATGCT GGGGTGTGTGAGGAGATGAGCTACGAGATGATCCAGGCCTCCTTCCCGGAGGAGTTTGCTCTACGGGACCACGACAAATACCACTACCGTTACCCCGGGGGAGAG TCCTACCAGGACCTGGTCCAGAGGTTGGAGCCGGTGATCATGGAGCTGGAGCGCCAGGGCAACGTGCTGGTGGTCTGCCACCAGGCCGTCATGAGGTGTCTGCTGGCCTACTTCCTGGACAAGAGTGCAg AGGACCTTCCCTACATGAAATGTCCTCTCCACACCGTCCTAAAGCTCACCCCCGTTGCATACG GTTGCAAAGTGGAAATGTTTTCCCTTAATGTGGAGGCAGTGAACACGCACCGGGACAGACCTCTT CCTTGGATAGGTGTCAAGTGTCT GACTGCCTGTGTGAAGGAATCGACTCGGACAGCCCAGAAGAGGCTAGTGACAGTGTCGAGTTCTGAGTGA
- the pfkfb2b gene encoding 6-phosphofructo-2-kinase/fructose-2,6-bisphosphatase 2 isoform X2, producing MSSVQRVGSPANLAEAKRSELRMKEKKCSWASYMTNSPTVIVMIGLPARGKTYMSKKLTRYLNWIGVPTKVFNLGVYRREAVRAYKSYDFFRHDNQEAMKIRKQCALVALQDVRAYLTDEGGQIAVFDATNTTRERRDLILAFVQENAFKVFFVESECDDPEVIAANILEVKVSSPDYPERHRERVMDDFLKRIECYKVTYQPLDPDQYDKDLSFIKVMNVGVRFLVNRVQDYIQSKIVYYLMNIHVHSHSIYLCRHGESNHNVEGRIGGDSELSHRGRLFSQALRSFIEQHQLWDLKVWTSQLRRTIQTAEELAVPYEQWKILNEIDAGVCEEMSYEMIQASFPEEFALRDHDKYHYRYPGGESYQDLVQRLEPVIMELERQGNVLVVCHQAVMRCLLAYFLDKSAEDLPYMKCPLHTVLKLTPVAYGCKVEMFSLNVEAVNTHRDRPLANDPRDTVPILRRNSYTPLASHDQVKRPRLYSAGNRPWLPSAPTPSALMPEGQQSQPWIGVKCLTACVKESTRTAQKRLVTVSSSE from the exons ATGTCCAGTGTGCAGAGGGTCGGCAGCCCGGCCAACCTCGCCGAGGCGAAGAGGAGCGAGCTGCGGATGAAGGAGAAGAAGTGCT cgTGGGCATCCTACATGACCAACTCTCCCACGGTGATCGTGATGATCGGCCTTCCTGCCAGAGGGAAGACCTACATGTCCAAGAAACTCACTCGCTACCTCAACTGGATCGGTGTCCCCACCAAAG TGTTTAACCTGGGCGTGTACCGGAGGGAGGCGGTCAGGGCATACAAGTCCTACGACTTCTTCCGCCATGACAACCAGGAAGCCATGAAAATCAGGAA aCAGTGTGCCCTGGTCGCCCTGCAGGATGTGAGGGCGTATCTGACAGACGAAGGAGGACAGATCGCT GTGTTCGACGCAACAAATACGACGAGGGAGAGACGAGACCTCATTCTCGCTTTTGTCCAAGAAAATGCATTTAAG GTGTTTTTTGTGGAGTCAGAGTGTGACGACCCAGAAGTCATTGCTGCCAACATTCTG GAGGTAAAGGTTTCAAGCCCTGACTAcccggagagacacagagagcgagtgATGGACGACTTTCTGAAGAGAATCGAGTGTTACAAGGTCACCTACCAACCGCTAGACCCTGACCAATATGACAA GGACCTGTCCTTCATCAAGGTGATGAACGTGGGCGTGAGGTTCCTGGTGAACCGGGTCCAGGACTACATCCAGAGCAAGATCGTGTACTACCTCATGAACATCCACGTGCACTCCCACTCCATCTACCTGTGTCGCCATGGCGAGAGCAACCACAACGTAGAGGGCCGCATTGGGGGGGACTCCGAGCTGTCCCACCGCGGTAGACTG ttcTCCCAGGCTCTGCGGAGCTTCATCGAGCAGCACCAGCTGTGGGACCTGAAGGTGTGGACCAGCCAGTTGAGGAGGACCATCCAGACGGCCGAGGAGCTCGCTGTGCCCTACGAGCAGTGGAAGATCCTCAACGAGATCGATGCT GGGGTGTGTGAGGAGATGAGCTACGAGATGATCCAGGCCTCCTTCCCGGAGGAGTTTGCTCTACGGGACCACGACAAATACCACTACCGTTACCCCGGGGGAGAG TCCTACCAGGACCTGGTCCAGAGGTTGGAGCCGGTGATCATGGAGCTGGAGCGCCAGGGCAACGTGCTGGTGGTCTGCCACCAGGCCGTCATGAGGTGTCTGCTGGCCTACTTCCTGGACAAGAGTGCAg AGGACCTTCCCTACATGAAATGTCCTCTCCACACCGTCCTAAAGCTCACCCCCGTTGCATACG GTTGCAAAGTGGAAATGTTTTCCCTTAATGTGGAGGCAGTGAACACGCACCGGGACAGACCTCTT GCCAACGATCCCAGGGACACCGTTCCCATCCTGAGACGCAATAGTTACACGCCCCTGGCCAGTCACGACCAGGTCAAACGGCCCCGGCTGTACAGCGCCGGGAACAGGCCCTGGCTGccctccgcccccaccccctctgctCTCATGCCGGAGGGACAGCAGAGCCAA CCTTGGATAGGTGTCAAGTGTCT GACTGCCTGTGTGAAGGAATCGACTCGGACAGCCCAGAAGAGGCTAGTGACAGTGTCGAGTTCTGAGTGA